The Deinococcus wulumuqiensis R12 genome has a window encoding:
- a CDS encoding peroxiredoxin produces MTPRLGQPAPLFRTRSDDGRLMDLTQLRGRWVVLYFYPRAGTPGCSVEAQRFEAALPEFGRLGAEVIGVSTDTEAQQARFREGCGLSFPLLPDGDHAVARAYGVMGGVGGLLGLASRQTFLIDPAGQLAFHWKRVNPLGHAAEVLRTLEQRAGARPE; encoded by the coding sequence ATGACGCCCCGCCTCGGCCAGCCCGCCCCCCTGTTCCGCACCCGCAGCGACGACGGCCGCCTGATGGACCTCACGCAGCTCCGGGGCCGCTGGGTCGTGCTGTACTTCTACCCCCGCGCCGGGACGCCGGGCTGCTCGGTGGAAGCGCAGCGTTTCGAGGCGGCCCTGCCCGAGTTTGGGCGTCTGGGCGCCGAGGTCATCGGCGTGAGCACCGACACCGAGGCGCAGCAGGCCCGCTTCCGTGAAGGCTGCGGCCTGTCGTTTCCCCTGCTGCCCGACGGCGACCACGCCGTGGCCCGCGCCTACGGGGTGATGGGTGGGGTGGGGGGGCTGCTGGGCCTGGCCTCCCGGCAGACCTTCCTGATCGACCCGGCGGGCCAGCTCGCCTTTCACTGGAAGCGGGTGAATCCGCTGGGCCACGCGGCGGAGGTGCTGCGGACGCTGGAGCAGCGGGCGGGGGCACGCCCCGAGTGA
- a CDS encoding PIG-L deacetylase family protein translates to MRIMAVFAHPDDEIGCIGTLAKHARRGDEVLLVWTTLGELASQFGDTPHEEVRRVRREHGAWVAEKIGAAYHFFDMGDSRMTGGRDEALQLARLYATFRPHAVLTWSDDHPHPDHRMTAKIAFDALTLARIPKILNEAGTEAAALSPAPDLGGDAAPESGEDIRRLEAWREPVRFYQYYAPASPYPEVFVDTTETADVAAEVMAFYHAFYKWQWTPEQFRASRAQVGRLCGASDAERFTLRASHLKARQFLD, encoded by the coding sequence ATGCGAATCATGGCGGTCTTTGCCCATCCTGACGACGAAATCGGGTGCATCGGTACCCTCGCCAAGCACGCCCGGCGCGGCGACGAGGTGCTGCTGGTGTGGACCACCCTGGGCGAACTCGCCAGCCAGTTCGGAGACACTCCGCACGAAGAAGTGCGGCGGGTGCGGCGCGAACACGGCGCGTGGGTGGCGGAAAAAATCGGCGCGGCCTACCACTTTTTCGACATGGGCGACAGCCGCATGACCGGCGGACGCGACGAGGCCCTGCAACTCGCCCGGCTCTACGCGACCTTCCGGCCTCACGCGGTTCTCACCTGGAGCGACGACCACCCGCACCCCGACCACCGCATGACGGCCAAAATCGCGTTTGACGCCCTCACGCTCGCCCGCATTCCCAAGATTCTGAACGAGGCGGGCACGGAGGCGGCGGCCCTCTCCCCCGCGCCCGACCTCGGCGGGGACGCGGCGCCGGAAAGCGGCGAGGACATCCGGCGGCTCGAAGCCTGGCGGGAGCCGGTGCGCTTTTATCAGTACTACGCCCCGGCCAGTCCTTACCCCGAGGTGTTCGTGGACACCACCGAAACTGCGGACGTGGCCGCCGAGGTGATGGCCTTTTACCACGCGTTCTACAAGTGGCAGTGGACCCCCGAACAGTTTCGCGCCTCGCGCGCCCAGGTCGGGCGGCTGTGCGGGGCGAGCGACGCCGAGCGCTTTACCCTGCGGGCCAGTCACCTGAAAGCGCGGCAATTTCTGGACTGA
- a CDS encoding serine/threonine-protein kinase, which produces MLSRSIGRGNTSDVRLATGPDGREVAVKLPLPATLRQHDAAERFGNEVRLTLKFQHPHVVRGFAGTPFGPGAFLALFYYPDGPLSGRLRGQPLPSREALRILADIASALAYLHRLGAVHQDVKPQNVYVSDGRAALGDLGSAYFVAQGSKTSGSPYYMAPEVYHGESTSGASDVYSLGVMAWELLTGARPFTGNSYAELMVAHLSRFPAPLASLRPELPRALCRLLDRTFAKRPHERPTADALHRALLEALGEPPPNHEDTLPGDALPASAQQSGRHTAAPRVAQSLPEAPGKPDGTRPTRRNWNPFRRKG; this is translated from the coding sequence GTGCTGTCGCGTTCTATCGGGCGCGGCAACACGTCGGATGTGCGCCTGGCCACCGGGCCTGACGGCCGTGAGGTGGCCGTGAAACTGCCGCTGCCGGCCACACTGCGCCAGCATGACGCCGCCGAACGCTTCGGCAACGAGGTGAGGCTGACCCTGAAGTTTCAGCATCCGCATGTGGTGCGCGGGTTTGCGGGCACTCCTTTCGGTCCGGGGGCGTTTCTGGCGCTCTTTTACTACCCGGACGGCCCGCTGAGTGGGCGCCTGCGGGGTCAGCCGCTGCCGTCACGGGAGGCGCTGAGGATTCTGGCGGACATCGCTTCGGCGCTCGCGTACCTGCACCGGCTGGGCGCCGTCCACCAGGACGTCAAGCCGCAAAACGTCTACGTCAGCGACGGACGCGCGGCGCTGGGGGACCTGGGCAGCGCGTATTTCGTCGCTCAGGGGTCCAAGACCAGCGGCAGCCCGTATTACATGGCGCCGGAGGTCTACCACGGCGAGTCGACCAGCGGCGCCAGCGATGTCTACAGCCTGGGCGTGATGGCCTGGGAACTGCTCACGGGCGCCCGGCCCTTCACCGGCAACAGCTACGCGGAACTGATGGTGGCGCACCTGTCGCGTTTTCCGGCGCCGCTCGCCTCGCTGCGCCCGGAGTTGCCCCGCGCCCTGTGCCGCCTCCTTGACCGCACCTTCGCCAAGCGGCCCCACGAGCGCCCGACCGCCGACGCGCTTCACCGCGCCCTGCTCGAAGCCCTGGGTGAACCCCCACCGAACCACGAAGACACGCTGCCTGGCGACGCCTTGCCCGCCTCGGCCCAGCAGTCCGGGCGCCACACCGCCGCTCCCCGCGTGGCTCAAAGCCTGCCCGAAGCTCCGGGGAAGCCGGACGGCACCCGCCCGACGCGGCGCAACTGGAATCCTTTCCGGCGCAAGGGCTGA
- the tilS gene encoding tRNA lysidine(34) synthetase TilS: MTVQAPALLTLPLRPYAGRPVLVGVSGGADSVGLLRALLEVNARPVVAHLDHALRPESVDDAAWVRELCAELGVAHTVTRIDVGAVAARRGWNLEDAARRLRYDVLSRAAKEHGCEVVLTAHTRRDQAETVLTEVLRGEGTVRGIPPQRGRVRRPWLKVGRADIEAYLHALGQDWREDASNADPRLTRAWIRQEVMPLLLSRFPAAEVALARVADLGAEDDEALRALASRLNPHTPLEGQPPAVLRRWAAAQLRAAGLDFGAEHLRDLAGALGEGRTRHLTLPGEREVTVTGGGLHVTPDRWPDPDFDLPPGWTRRTRQPGDRIRLPGGTRKLSDVLTDAQVPRAERDRLPLLTDERGAVQWVGTRPPLWAAGARETLGLPVDPLHAAMGEALALARQAAQRQEVPVGAVVLGPGGQVIGGGRNTSQEHGDMTRHAELAALREAAATLGTPYLTGCTLVVTLEPCPMCLGAALEARVGRIVYGAANRGAGALGGVSDLLAGHWGWRPEVQGGVRAGEAARLLRDTFSEVRRRSLPEG; the protein is encoded by the coding sequence ATGACCGTGCAGGCCCCGGCCCTCCTGACCTTGCCGCTGCGCCCCTACGCCGGGCGCCCGGTGCTGGTGGGGGTGTCGGGGGGCGCCGACTCGGTGGGCCTGCTGCGGGCGCTGCTGGAGGTGAACGCCCGCCCGGTGGTGGCCCACCTCGACCACGCCCTGCGGCCCGAATCGGTAGACGACGCCGCGTGGGTGCGCGAGCTGTGCGCCGAGCTGGGGGTGGCCCACACCGTGACGCGAATCGATGTGGGCGCGGTGGCGGCGCGGCGCGGCTGGAATCTGGAGGACGCGGCGCGGCGGCTGCGCTACGACGTGCTGAGCCGGGCGGCGAAAGAACACGGCTGCGAGGTCGTCCTGACCGCCCACACCCGGCGCGACCAGGCCGAAACGGTGCTGACCGAGGTGCTGCGCGGCGAGGGGACAGTGCGCGGGATTCCGCCGCAGCGCGGGCGGGTGCGGCGACCCTGGCTGAAGGTAGGGCGGGCCGACATCGAGGCGTACCTGCACGCGCTCGGGCAGGACTGGCGCGAGGACGCCAGCAACGCCGACCCGCGCTTGACCCGCGCCTGGATTCGCCAGGAGGTGATGCCGCTGCTGCTCTCGCGTTTTCCCGCCGCCGAGGTCGCCCTGGCCCGCGTGGCCGACCTCGGCGCCGAGGACGACGAAGCGCTGCGGGCGCTCGCCTCGCGCCTCAACCCCCACACGCCGCTGGAGGGCCAGCCGCCCGCCGTGCTGCGGCGCTGGGCGGCGGCGCAGTTGCGGGCGGCGGGGCTGGACTTCGGGGCCGAACACCTGCGCGACCTCGCCGGGGCGCTGGGTGAAGGTCGGACCCGGCACCTGACCCTGCCCGGCGAGCGTGAGGTGACCGTGACCGGCGGAGGCCTGCATGTCACTCCGGACCGCTGGCCGGACCCGGACTTCGACCTGCCGCCCGGCTGGACGCGGCGCACCCGGCAACCCGGCGACCGCATTCGGCTGCCGGGCGGCACCCGCAAACTCAGCGACGTGCTGACCGACGCCCAGGTGCCCCGCGCCGAGCGTGACCGCCTGCCGCTGCTGACCGACGAACGCGGCGCGGTGCAGTGGGTGGGGACGCGGCCCCCGCTGTGGGCAGCAGGCGCCCGTGAAACGCTCGGCCTGCCGGTAGACCCGCTGCACGCCGCGATGGGCGAAGCGCTGGCCCTGGCCCGGCAGGCGGCGCAGCGGCAGGAAGTCCCGGTGGGCGCGGTGGTCCTCGGCCCGGGCGGGCAGGTCATCGGCGGGGGCCGCAACACCTCACAGGAACACGGAGACATGACGCGGCACGCCGAACTCGCCGCGTTGCGGGAGGCGGCGGCTACGCTCGGCACGCCTTACCTGACCGGCTGCACGCTGGTGGTCACGCTCGAACCCTGCCCGATGTGCCTGGGGGCGGCCCTGGAAGCGCGGGTCGGGCGCATTGTCTACGGCGCCGCGAACCGGGGAGCGGGGGCGCTGGGCGGCGTCAGCGACCTGCTCGCCGGACACTGGGGCTGGCGGCCCGAGGTGCAGGGCGGCGTGCGGGCCGGTGAAGCGGCGCGGCTGCTGCGTGACACCTTCAGCGAAGTGCGCCGCCGCTCATTGCCCGAAGGCTGA
- a CDS encoding acetyl-CoA carboxylase carboxyltransferase subunit alpha, with translation MSPSRPASQPTASQTTADALRELQARVQDLEATAERTGQNLDAALAPLRQQLDTLRREHAAGLSRWDRVQLARTPGRPTALDYVERLCSDWTELHGDRRFGDDPALIGGPARWQGRPVMLLLQQKGRDTKTKIKRRFGSANPEGYRKAIRLMDLADRFGLPVVSLIDTQGAYPGLEAEERGQGWAIAESIQRMVRLRVPAVCTVIGEGGSGGALAVGVGNRVLIQENAWYSVISPEGAASILWRDAAQAPLAAEALRVTAADLLDLGIVEEVVPEPPGGAHLDPEAAAQALGSAVSRHLDALSALSPDELLSQRAARFRSLGAFEER, from the coding sequence GTGAGTCCCTCGCGCCCTGCCTCACAACCCACTGCCTCCCAGACCACCGCCGACGCCCTGCGCGAGTTGCAGGCCCGCGTGCAGGACCTGGAAGCCACCGCCGAACGCACCGGCCAGAACCTCGACGCGGCCCTCGCTCCGCTGCGCCAGCAACTCGACACCCTGCGCCGCGAGCACGCCGCCGGACTCTCGCGCTGGGACCGGGTGCAGCTCGCCCGCACGCCGGGACGCCCCACCGCGCTCGACTACGTGGAGCGGCTGTGCAGCGACTGGACCGAGCTGCACGGGGACCGGCGCTTCGGCGACGACCCCGCGCTCATCGGCGGCCCCGCCCGCTGGCAGGGGCGGCCCGTCATGCTGCTGCTTCAGCAAAAGGGCCGCGACACCAAGACCAAAATCAAGCGCCGCTTCGGCAGCGCCAACCCCGAGGGCTACCGCAAGGCGATTCGGCTGATGGATCTCGCCGACCGCTTCGGGCTGCCGGTGGTGTCCCTGATCGACACCCAGGGCGCCTACCCCGGCCTGGAAGCCGAGGAGCGCGGTCAGGGCTGGGCCATTGCCGAGAGCATTCAGCGCATGGTGCGCCTGCGGGTCCCGGCGGTGTGCACCGTGATCGGTGAAGGCGGCTCGGGCGGCGCCCTGGCGGTCGGGGTGGGCAACCGGGTGCTGATTCAGGAAAACGCCTGGTACTCGGTCATTTCCCCCGAAGGCGCGGCGAGCATCCTCTGGCGCGACGCGGCGCAGGCCCCCCTCGCCGCCGAAGCCCTGCGCGTCACGGCAGCCGACCTGCTCGACCTGGGCATCGTCGAAGAAGTCGTCCCCGAGCCGCCGGGCGGCGCCCACCTCGACCCCGAAGCCGCCGCGCAGGCCCTGGGCAGCGCGGTCAGCCGTCACCTCGACGCCCTTTCCGCCCTCAGCCCCGACGAGCTGCTCTCGCAGCGGGCCGCCCGCTTCCGTTCACTGGGGGCGTTCGAGGAACGCTGA
- the accD gene encoding acetyl-CoA carboxylase, carboxyltransferase subunit beta yields the protein MALDRFFRRRRPQQQAGSDLPDLWTQCPACKEGLYNRELEQEAYVCPRCGHHFRLSAERRVEVLADPSSFRQLSGQVHPVDPLHFTDTEPYPERLRRAQAKTGRPDAILTGTATLHGLPVTLAVMDFAFSGGSMGSVVGEEIARAAEHAAATQTPLLLVAASGGARMQESALSLMQMAKTTVALEALTERGVPYVSILTDPTTGGVTASFATIADVIVAEPGALIGFAGPRVIQQTIRQNLPEGFQRAEFLLEHGMVDNVVDRREHRRHLAQLLGVLTRREVSL from the coding sequence ATGGCATTGGACCGTTTTTTCCGCAGGCGCCGCCCCCAGCAGCAGGCGGGCAGCGACCTGCCGGACCTCTGGACGCAGTGCCCGGCCTGCAAAGAGGGGCTGTACAACCGCGAACTCGAGCAGGAAGCCTACGTCTGCCCCCGCTGCGGCCACCACTTCCGCCTCAGCGCCGAGCGCCGGGTGGAGGTGCTGGCTGACCCCAGCAGCTTCCGGCAACTCTCGGGGCAGGTGCATCCGGTGGACCCGCTGCACTTTACCGACACCGAGCCGTACCCCGAGCGGCTGCGCCGCGCCCAGGCCAAGACCGGGCGCCCCGACGCCATCCTGACGGGCACGGCGACCCTGCACGGCCTGCCGGTCACGCTGGCGGTCATGGACTTCGCGTTCTCGGGGGGCAGCATGGGCAGCGTGGTGGGTGAGGAAATCGCCCGCGCCGCCGAGCACGCCGCCGCCACCCAGACCCCGCTGCTCCTCGTCGCGGCCAGCGGCGGAGCCAGGATGCAGGAAAGTGCGCTCTCGCTGATGCAGATGGCGAAAACGACGGTGGCCCTCGAAGCCCTCACGGAGCGCGGGGTGCCGTATGTCAGCATCCTGACCGACCCCACCACCGGGGGCGTGACGGCCAGCTTCGCCACCATTGCCGACGTGATCGTCGCCGAGCCGGGCGCCCTGATCGGCTTTGCCGGACCCCGGGTGATTCAGCAGACCATCCGCCAGAACCTGCCCGAAGGCTTTCAGCGCGCCGAGTTTCTGCTGGAACACGGCATGGTGGACAACGTGGTGGACCGCCGCGAACACCGCCGCCACCTCGCGCAGTTGCTCGGGGTACTCACCCGCCGCGAGGTGAGCCTGTGA
- a CDS encoding helicase HerA-like domain-containing protein, translated as MDWKAALAEIRAALPPGAGGVQRGSLRWLEAELRARGGNPAALRNIVYRDVGTAADKRLLAGLLGELAQEAGLSLDLLTPAQEPAPLPPELELLGRSKKRVYKQFLAGVRAGRSPRLVVAGRAGAGKTVLLDHLAAALQQAGVPVERLNLSGDLLALAGGAGLRDRSFASLAARQLDVVRALLPPDRLPVGSALLVRVTENLHFGNDPPRLPGGVPTTAAAWAAEVLRRHIPPGVSVLFALEDTAGWPPDAGEITELQPPTLTEARAYLMSRLGVPRPVADSLARETGRNLDRLALLAGAGGNAARLLSDPDVRRLACAAAALLPPPAGARDAVAPPGNAPVLAAGALALALGGEVTALPLHARSLLEAVTGPAGESASGEGASGEGASGQSSTGQGEAGEGVLGWRPRPLLWLALPLLPEAEVQAATRRFVQAAQGDPAPEVVPYRLAALAALGEWSLLERHVRARPDDARHLPALWRRIRAGATSPEREGLARAVVTHHASRGEYHAPAARDALFVLLEAEGAAHAWARVKLAESSLDAGEFGTAQTQLEKAQLGELTGGRTDDWSLAAQSDGLLVQAALARWRGDIEEATRAVNDPRTAQSGPRARLWRGLVAKDAGRWAEALDHLGAVPDSSPLLSARARYQEGDLRLRLGQPAAAYAALSDAARRLKAAGANPEERARVLGRAATAQRRLGHAANALRLFGQALELLPADRPRSVDAVLRARLLSEQVPVLLALGRPDEALTQAAQALTLLRGEGGRRAEVTYRVRRTQYRVALAYLTRGRGVPYLQPFGGPEHDAPDLMYARTLLGDLLQVPAGQSDREQLLVFDMHLARALAQPDPRQALEDLGRALDMTDHPYAEAQVRALRAEAFVRAGDPAPALGELGRAHALLRRVRLGLPGAQEADPALSAQLLAVEVQVQLAEAPRQAGETLLGLRQALTDPALRPFHAGIWREAGRALERLHPTPQDVLDALFPGSGPLPLRVSDALVVLAAPDDPTAPEGE; from the coding sequence GTGGACTGGAAAGCGGCCCTGGCCGAGATACGTGCCGCGCTTCCGCCGGGGGCAGGCGGGGTGCAGCGCGGCAGCCTGCGCTGGCTGGAAGCCGAGCTGCGGGCCAGGGGCGGCAACCCGGCGGCGCTGCGCAACATCGTGTACCGCGACGTGGGCACCGCCGCCGACAAACGCCTGCTCGCCGGGCTGCTGGGGGAGCTGGCTCAGGAAGCGGGCCTGTCGCTCGACCTGCTGACCCCGGCGCAGGAACCGGCCCCGTTGCCGCCCGAGCTGGAACTGCTGGGCCGCAGCAAGAAGCGGGTCTACAAGCAATTTCTGGCCGGGGTGCGGGCAGGCCGCAGTCCCCGGCTGGTGGTGGCGGGCCGCGCCGGGGCGGGCAAGACGGTGCTGCTCGACCACCTCGCGGCGGCGCTGCAACAGGCCGGGGTGCCAGTCGAGCGTCTCAACCTCAGCGGCGACCTGCTGGCTCTGGCGGGCGGAGCAGGGCTGCGGGACCGGTCGTTCGCGTCGCTGGCCGCCCGGCAGCTCGACGTGGTGCGGGCACTGTTGCCGCCTGACCGCTTGCCTGTGGGCAGCGCCCTGCTGGTGCGCGTGACCGAGAACCTGCATTTCGGCAACGACCCGCCCCGCTTGCCCGGCGGCGTCCCCACGACCGCCGCTGCCTGGGCCGCCGAGGTGCTGCGCCGCCACATCCCGCCCGGGGTCAGTGTGCTGTTCGCCCTGGAGGACACGGCGGGGTGGCCGCCGGACGCCGGGGAAATCACGGAGTTGCAGCCCCCCACCCTGACCGAGGCGCGGGCCTACCTGATGAGCCGCCTGGGGGTGCCCCGCCCGGTGGCCGACAGTCTGGCGCGGGAAACCGGGCGCAACCTTGACCGCCTGGCGCTGCTGGCCGGCGCGGGCGGCAACGCGGCGCGGCTGCTGTCCGACCCCGACGTGCGCCGCCTGGCCTGCGCGGCAGCGGCGCTGCTTCCCCCACCTGCGGGCGCCCGTGACGCGGTGGCGCCGCCGGGCAACGCCCCGGTCCTGGCTGCCGGGGCGCTGGCCCTGGCGCTGGGCGGCGAAGTCACGGCGCTGCCCCTGCACGCCCGCAGCCTGCTCGAAGCGGTGACGGGGCCAGCGGGCGAGAGTGCGTCTGGAGAAGGGGCGTCCGGGGAAGGCGCGTCTGGGCAAAGTTCAACGGGCCAGGGTGAAGCGGGCGAAGGCGTGCTGGGCTGGCGCCCCCGGCCCCTGCTGTGGCTGGCGCTGCCGCTGCTGCCCGAGGCCGAGGTGCAGGCGGCGACCCGGCGCTTCGTGCAGGCGGCGCAGGGCGACCCGGCCCCCGAGGTGGTGCCCTACCGACTGGCGGCTCTGGCGGCGCTGGGCGAATGGAGCCTGCTCGAGCGTCATGTCCGCGCCCGGCCCGACGACGCCCGGCACCTTCCGGCCCTGTGGCGCCGCATCCGGGCCGGGGCGACTTCCCCCGAGCGTGAGGGACTGGCGCGGGCCGTCGTCACCCACCACGCCAGCCGGGGCGAGTACCACGCCCCCGCCGCCCGTGACGCGCTGTTCGTGCTGCTCGAAGCCGAGGGCGCCGCGCACGCCTGGGCACGTGTCAAGCTGGCCGAGAGCAGCCTCGACGCGGGCGAGTTCGGGACGGCGCAGACCCAGCTGGAAAAAGCGCAGCTCGGGGAGTTGACGGGGGGCCGGACGGACGACTGGAGCCTGGCCGCCCAGTCCGACGGGCTGCTGGTGCAGGCGGCGCTCGCCCGCTGGCGGGGTGACATCGAGGAAGCGACGCGGGCGGTCAATGACCCACGCACCGCGCAGTCGGGACCCCGGGCGCGGCTGTGGCGCGGGCTGGTCGCCAAGGACGCCGGACGCTGGGCAGAGGCGCTCGACCACCTCGGCGCGGTGCCGGACAGCAGTCCGCTGCTTTCGGCGCGGGCGCGGTATCAGGAAGGGGACCTGCGGCTGCGGCTGGGGCAGCCCGCCGCCGCCTACGCCGCCCTGAGCGACGCCGCCCGCCGCCTGAAAGCGGCCGGGGCCAACCCCGAGGAGCGGGCGCGGGTGCTGGGCCGGGCTGCCACCGCCCAGCGTCGCCTGGGACACGCGGCGAATGCCCTGCGGCTGTTCGGGCAGGCGCTGGAGCTGCTTCCTGCCGACCGGCCCCGTTCGGTGGACGCGGTGCTGCGGGCGCGGCTGCTGTCCGAGCAGGTGCCGGTGCTGCTCGCCCTGGGCCGCCCGGACGAGGCGCTGACCCAGGCGGCCCAGGCGCTGACCCTGCTGCGCGGCGAGGGGGGACGCCGGGCCGAAGTGACCTACCGGGTCCGCCGCACCCAGTACCGCGTGGCCCTCGCCTACCTGACCCGGGGGCGCGGCGTGCCGTACCTGCAACCCTTCGGCGGCCCCGAACACGACGCCCCCGACCTGATGTACGCCCGCACCCTGCTTGGCGACCTGTTGCAGGTTCCTGCGGGCCAGAGTGACCGTGAGCAGCTTCTGGTGTTCGACATGCACCTGGCGCGGGCGCTGGCGCAGCCCGACCCCCGGCAGGCGCTGGAAGACCTCGGCCGCGCCCTCGACATGACCGACCACCCCTACGCCGAGGCCCAGGTGCGGGCGCTGAGGGCCGAGGCCTTCGTGCGGGCGGGCGACCCGGCCCCGGCCCTGGGTGAACTCGGGCGGGCACACGCCCTGCTGCGCCGGGTGCGGCTGGGCTTGCCCGGTGCCCAGGAAGCCGACCCGGCCCTCAGCGCCCAGCTGCTCGCGGTGGAAGTGCAGGTGCAACTGGCAGAAGCCCCCCGGCAGGCGGGCGAAACTCTCCTGGGCCTGCGTCAGGCGCTGACCGACCCGGCGCTGCGGCCTTTTCACGCCGGAATCTGGCGCGAGGCGGGCCGCGCCCTGGAACGGCTGCACCCCACCCCGCAGGACGTTCTGGACGCTCTTTTTCCCGGCAGCGGGCCTCTGCCGCTGCGGGTCTCCGACGCGCTGGTGGTTCTGGCCGCGCCCGACGACCCCACAGCGCCAGAGGGGGAGTAG
- a CDS encoding Maf family nucleotide pyrophosphatase, producing the protein MTAPQPRVILASGSPRRRELLGNLGVTFEVVVSGEAEDSQERDPARLALALGQLKARAVAAAHPDAVVIAADTVVALGGTLLAKPADGAENAEFLRQQSGRTQQVYTGVCVISPVGEQSGVERTDVTFRPLTEAEIEFYARSGEGLDKAGGYGIQGVGMALVERVEGDYSNIVGFPLALVLRLLRGAGVSAFGQ; encoded by the coding sequence ATGACGGCGCCTCAGCCCCGCGTCATCCTCGCCTCGGGCAGTCCGCGCCGCCGTGAACTCCTGGGCAATCTCGGCGTCACGTTCGAGGTGGTCGTGAGCGGCGAGGCGGAAGACAGCCAGGAGCGTGACCCGGCGCGGCTCGCCCTCGCACTCGGGCAGCTCAAGGCCCGCGCCGTGGCTGCCGCGCATCCGGACGCGGTGGTCATCGCCGCCGACACGGTGGTCGCCCTCGGCGGCACCCTGCTCGCCAAACCCGCCGACGGAGCCGAGAACGCCGAGTTCCTGCGGCAGCAGTCGGGCCGCACGCAGCAGGTCTACACGGGTGTTTGCGTCATCTCGCCAGTGGGGGAGCAGAGCGGTGTGGAGCGCACCGACGTGACCTTCCGCCCGCTGACCGAGGCCGAAATCGAGTTCTACGCCCGCAGTGGCGAGGGGCTGGACAAGGCCGGAGGCTACGGCATTCAGGGCGTCGGCATGGCGCTGGTCGAGCGGGTGGAGGGCGACTACTCCAACATCGTCGGGTTTCCGCTGGCGCTGGTGCTGCGACTGCTGCGCGGGGCCGGGGTGTCAGCCTTCGGGCAATGA
- the pcaC gene encoding 4-carboxymuconolactone decarboxylase, whose protein sequence is MSQEMFERGLEKRRAVMGAEFVERAFAGGEDAFGADFQRFLTEYAWGAVWGRGGLTDRERHMVTIGILAALGREKELAGHLRATANTGVSERDLSDVLHQVAVYAGVPAALSAVKAAQDILKGAPAGEQPKE, encoded by the coding sequence ATGTCACAGGAAATGTTCGAGCGGGGGCTGGAAAAGCGCCGCGCCGTGATGGGCGCCGAGTTCGTGGAGCGGGCCTTTGCCGGTGGGGAAGACGCGTTCGGGGCCGACTTCCAGCGCTTTCTGACCGAGTACGCCTGGGGCGCCGTCTGGGGCCGGGGCGGGCTGACCGACCGCGAGCGCCACATGGTCACCATCGGCATTCTGGCCGCTCTGGGCCGGGAAAAGGAACTCGCGGGCCACCTCCGCGCCACCGCCAACACGGGCGTCAGCGAGCGCGACCTGAGCGACGTGCTGCATCAAGTCGCCGTCTACGCGGGGGTTCCGGCAGCCCTGAGTGCGGTCAAGGCGGCCCAGGACATCTTGAAGGGCGCCCCGGCAGGAGAACAGCCGAAGGAGTAA
- the deoC gene encoding deoxyribose-phosphate aldolase produces the protein MQLAPYIDHTLLKATATLADIRILCEEARQHSFYAVCINPVFIPHARAWLEGSDVKVATVCGFPLGAVSSEQKALEARLSAEAGADEIDMVIHVGSALAGDWDAVEADVRAVRRAVPEQVLKVIIETCYLSDEQKRRATEAAVQGGADFVKTSTGFGTGGATVEDVKLMAEVIAGRAQIKAAGGVRTPADAQAMIEAGATRLGTSGGVGLVSGGENGAGY, from the coding sequence ATGCAACTCGCGCCCTACATCGACCACACGCTGCTCAAGGCCACCGCGACCCTGGCCGACATCCGTATCCTCTGCGAGGAAGCCCGTCAGCACTCGTTCTACGCGGTGTGCATCAACCCGGTCTTTATCCCGCACGCCCGCGCCTGGCTGGAGGGCAGCGACGTGAAGGTCGCCACCGTGTGCGGCTTTCCGCTGGGGGCCGTCAGCTCCGAACAAAAGGCCCTGGAAGCCCGCCTGAGCGCCGAGGCCGGGGCCGACGAAATCGACATGGTGATTCACGTCGGCTCGGCGCTGGCCGGAGACTGGGACGCGGTGGAAGCCGACGTGCGGGCGGTGCGCCGGGCGGTGCCGGAGCAGGTGCTCAAGGTGATTATCGAAACCTGTTATCTCAGCGACGAGCAAAAGCGCCGTGCCACCGAAGCCGCCGTGCAGGGCGGCGCCGACTTCGTCAAGACGAGCACCGGCTTCGGGACTGGCGGCGCCACGGTGGAGGACGTGAAGCTGATGGCCGAGGTCATTGCGGGCCGCGCCCAGATCAAGGCGGCGGGCGGCGTCCGCACCCCAGCCGACGCGCAGGCCATGATTGAGGCCGGAGCGACCCGCCTCGGCACCTCCGGCGGAGTGGGACTGGTGTCAGGCGGCGAGAACGGAGCGGGCTACTGA